The genomic stretch GCCTTGCATCATTGCCACTGTAGAGTTGAAGTTGGGCTGTGAAGTAAGTCCACTCATAGAACTTAGCGCCACATCTATAATATCCACATCGGCTTCAATGGCCTTGAGGTAAGTCGCAGTTTGAATACCTGCCGTATCATGTGTGTGCAGGTGAATAGGAATGTCCACCGCTTTTCTCAATTCAGTAATTAAAGTTGTGGCGGCATAAGGTTTCAGCAATCCCGCCATATCTTTTATAGCCAAAATGTGAGCACCCATATCTTCAATCTGCCTGGCTAAATCCAAATAGTACTGAAGGCCATATTTGTTGTGTTTGTCACTGCTAATGTCTCCGGTATAGCAAAGGCAAACTTCGGCCAATCCGTTGGTTCGTTCACGTACCGCTTTGGTCGAAACCTTCAAAGACTCCGTCCAGTTTAGGGAATCAAAAATCCTAAAAATATCAACTCCGGTTTCCCATGATTTCTCAATAAACTTCTCTACCAAGTTGTCAGGATAGGCTTTATAGCCAACCGCATTGGAAGCTCTGAGCAACATTTGCGTAAGCACGTTGGGCATTGCTTCACGTAAAAGCTGAAGGCGCAGCCAAGGGTCTTCTTTAAGGAAGCGCATGCACACGTCAAAAGTGGCCCCGCCCCATATTTCCATACTGAAAATTTCGGGGTGACTTTTCGCGAAACTTTCGGCTACGGCTAACATGTCTTTGGTTCTAACTCGAGTTGCTAAAAGCGACTGATGCGCATCACGAAAAGTGGTATCTGTATATAAAATGGGTTTTTGCTCACGTACCCAAGTGGAGAATTTTTCCGGGCCTAATTCGTCTAAAAGGTTTTTGGTGCCCGGGGTATGCGCACTATGCTTATCATAATCCGGGATTTTTGGCATCCTAAACTGTTTGGAAGGATCGATGTATTTCACATCACTATTTCCATTCACAATTACTTCGGCCAAATAATTTAAGGTGCGTGTTCCACGGTCACGAGTACGCGTGAAATCCATCAACTCAGGGTGATTTGGAATAAAGCCAACCCGTTGTTCGCCACTTTTAAAGTGTGGGTGTCCAATCACATTTCTAAGAAACTGAATGTTGGTGTTTACACCACGAATTCTAAATTCTACCAAAGCACGCTCCAGTCGTTCAGAAGCACCTGCCAATGTTCGGCCCCAAGCCGAAACTTTAACCAACATGGAGTCAAAGAAGGGTGAGATTTTTACACCAGGGTAGGAGCTTCCTTCATCCAGACGGATGCCCATTCCCGCAGCGTTTCTATAGGCAATGATGGTTCCGTAGTCAGGTTTAAAATTGTCTTTAGGATTTTCAGTGGTAATGCGGCATTGAATAGCAAAACCATTAATTTGAACATCGTCCTGAGATTTGATGAAAATGCTTTTATCATCCAATCTTTTGCCATCCGCAATATGAATTTGTGAACGCACAATATCGACACCTGTAATCTCTTCAGTAATGGTGTGCTCCACCTGAATTCTTGGATTCACTTCAATGAAGAAGATGTTTTCTTGCTCGTCAACCAAAAACTCTACGGTTCCGGCATTTGAATATTTTACTTCCCTACCAATTTGTAAAGCGTAGTTGTAAAGTTTGTCTCGTGTGTCTTGAGAAAGTCCAGTGCTGGGAGCTACTTCCACTACTTTTTGAAACCTGCGCTGTACGGAGCAGTCACGTTCATATAGGTGTACCAGGTTTCCGAAATTATCACCTAAAAGTTGTACCTCGATATGCTTAGGGTTGTCCACGTACTTTTCCATGAAAACGGTTCCGTTTCCAAAGGCTTTCAAAGCTTCATTGCTAGCTTCTTTAAAGGACTGTTTTAATAAAGCTTCATCGCGAACCACACGCATTCCCCGGCCACCACCACCAGCAGCTGCCTTTAGCATTACAGGGAATCCTATTTTTTTAGCTGCAGCTAAAGCATCGTCTTCGGTTTTAAGGTCTTTTGAATCTTCAATCACCGGAACATTGGCCGCTCGAGCTACTACTTTAGCTTGAATTTTGTCGCCAAGTCTGGCCATGGCTTCTGGAGTAGGGCCGACAAATATTATCCCTTCTTCACGGCATCGTTTGGCAAAGTCCACATTTTCCGAAAGGAAACCGTAGCCCGGATGGATGGCATCTGCATTTTTCTTTTTGGCAAGAGTTATGATTTCCTCAATGTCCAAATAAGGTTTTAGCTGTTCATCATCTGGGCCAATTTGATAAGCCTCATCAGCTTTGTAGCGATGGAGAGAGTAGCGGTCTTCATAAGTATAGATTGCGATTGTGCGAATGTTGAGCTCAGAAGCTGCACGAAAAACGCGGATGGCAATTTCCCCACGGTTTGCCACCAGCAGTCTTTTAATGGTATTCATGTGAGTTGACTTTAAGTATGGTTCATAATTGTATTTGTGGCTTGGCTTTAAATTTCAAATAAATCTTCTGACTCAAGTATGTTGTAATCCATTTTCAATTTTACGTATTTGAGCCATTTAACATTTGAGTTTTCTAGTTTTAGTATCAAAACTTTGTTTTCGTTTTCATACAGTAAACAGTTTTGAGTGAATAAGTCGGGTTCACCCAATTGGTATATAATGGAAGCAGAGTCTATTCCAACAAAGGCCAATTCGGGCAAATCAAAATCATTGAAAGTTGCTATTACTTCAATCAGTTCTTCAGTAGGGTCTGTGTATTTGTATCGATATTTTCCAAGTTTTTTATAAACGGTAATTTCAAGACCATTTTCTCTGTGTACACTTTTGTCTTTTTCTCTCCCAATGTATCCTCTAATTCCTTTAGATCCCTCAAAAAGAAAGTATCGATAGTGCATACCTTCTTTATTGGGGCTGAAGAAATACTCTTGGATTGTACCTCCACCACTATTCGCTCCTCTTTTTTTCTCTTTGAATTTAAACAGATCAAAAGGTTCATTTAAAAAATCATTAATGGAATCACGATTTGTCAGAAGTGGAATATCTCCTTTGATCACTTTTATTCTAGGCTCGAAATATGCGGAGCTATCTACTACGGGTGTGATATTTCTAACAGAATTATCCACTGGGCTTTGGCAAGAAAGTAAATAGAAAGCTAAGAGAATTAAGAAGAAAAAGTTCCTCATGGAGTTAGTTAACAATGTTTTAATGACAACGCCTGAATATACAAATTAGTAGCACGCATTTTGTAGGGGAAATATTAATCATGCATAATTTTCGATGTGCTGCTGGGAGGAAACTCTAAAAAAGGCTGTGTACCTTTGCGCGCATTTCATTAAAATCTCTATAATGCAAATCAAACAACTATATACCGGCTGCCTAGCGGAAGCCGCTTATTATATTGAATCAAACGGGGAAGTAGCAATCATTGACCCTATTCGCGATACCGAGGCCTACATTCAAATGGCCAACGAAACCGGAGCTACTATTAAGTATATTTTCGAAACCCATTTTCATGCAGATTTTGTTTCTGGTCATGTAGACCTGGCGAAAACAACAGGAGCAACCATTGTTTATGGTTCTGAGGCTAAGCCAAGTTTTGACTTTCATGGAGCTCAGGATGGCGAGGTTTTTATTCTTGGAAATATCAAAATCAAAGCACTGCACACCCCTGGTCATACTTTAGAAAGCACTACCTATTTATTGTTAGATGAAGAAGGTAAGGAGCATGCTATTTTTACTGGTGACACTCTGTTTATTGGGGATGTGGGTAGACCAGACCTTGCTGTAAAGTCTGACCTTTCACAAACCGATTTGGCGGGTTTACTTTATGATTCATTGAGAAACAAAATAATGACTTTGCCTGATGAGGTGATTGTATACCCCGCTCACGGTGCAGGTTCTGCTTGCGGCAAAAATATGAGCAAGGAGCGTTTTGATACTTTGGGCAACCAAAAGAAATTCAACTACGCTTTACGCGAAAATATGAGTCGTGAGGAGTTTATTGTAGAATTGACTACTGGCCTGTCTGCACCTCCTCAATATTTCCCTAAAAATGTAGCGCTAAACCAACGTGGATATGATTCATTGGCGGAAGTAATAGAAAGGGGGACAAAGGCACTTTCAGTTGAAGACTTTTTAACCAAAATGCAAGAGCCGAACACGCTGGTTTTGGATACTCGTAAGCCGGGTGATTTTGCCGAGGCTCATATTCCAGGGGCATTGTTTATAGGTATTGATGGTGGTTTTGCTCCATGGGTGGGCACTGTGATTGAAGATATCAAAACCAATATCTTGATAGTTTGCGATAAAGGTAGACAAGAGGAAGTGGTGACACGCTTAGCTCGTGTAGGCTATGATTATGCTTGTGGATATTTGGACGGAGGAATGGAAGCTTGGCTTGATGCCAAAAATCAAACTTCTCGCGTAAGCGAAGTAGAGCCAGATGACCTTGCTACAAACTATGCTCACTGGGTAGACAAAACCGTAGATGTTCGTAAGCCTGGTGAGTACGCAGATAGTCACATATTAGATGTGCCAAGCAAACCACTTGACTTTATTCATGAAAATAAAAGTGAGTACAGTGCTGATAAAAAGTACTACTTGCACTGTGCTGGAGGTTACCGATCTATGATTGCCGCTTCTGTTTTGAAACAAAATGGAGTGGATGATGTGGTGAACGTGAAAGGTGGTTTTAGCGCTTTGAAAAATACAGGTTTGCCATTAGTAAATGGAGAGATGGCTGAGGTGTAACGCCTGATTTATGTCATAGTTTTTTCGGGTAGCTCTGTCTAATTTGCTTTCATAAATGATAATTCCATGGAAGCAATAAAAACAATAGAAAGACTGAAGTATAACCTTACTCTGGGACCTGGTTACGAAGGATACTCTGCCATGGTTGAAGCGATTAACCTTAGTACTGAGGAACTGGATAAAGTTTGCACGTGGCGGGATAAAGAC from Owenweeksia hongkongensis DSM 17368 encodes the following:
- a CDS encoding pyruvate carboxylase; protein product: MNTIKRLLVANRGEIAIRVFRAASELNIRTIAIYTYEDRYSLHRYKADEAYQIGPDDEQLKPYLDIEEIITLAKKKNADAIHPGYGFLSENVDFAKRCREEGIIFVGPTPEAMARLGDKIQAKVVARAANVPVIEDSKDLKTEDDALAAAKKIGFPVMLKAAAGGGGRGMRVVRDEALLKQSFKEASNEALKAFGNGTVFMEKYVDNPKHIEVQLLGDNFGNLVHLYERDCSVQRRFQKVVEVAPSTGLSQDTRDKLYNYALQIGREVKYSNAGTVEFLVDEQENIFFIEVNPRIQVEHTITEEITGVDIVRSQIHIADGKRLDDKSIFIKSQDDVQINGFAIQCRITTENPKDNFKPDYGTIIAYRNAAGMGIRLDEGSSYPGVKISPFFDSMLVKVSAWGRTLAGASERLERALVEFRIRGVNTNIQFLRNVIGHPHFKSGEQRVGFIPNHPELMDFTRTRDRGTRTLNYLAEVIVNGNSDVKYIDPSKQFRMPKIPDYDKHSAHTPGTKNLLDELGPEKFSTWVREQKPILYTDTTFRDAHQSLLATRVRTKDMLAVAESFAKSHPEIFSMEIWGGATFDVCMRFLKEDPWLRLQLLREAMPNVLTQMLLRASNAVGYKAYPDNLVEKFIEKSWETGVDIFRIFDSLNWTESLKVSTKAVRERTNGLAEVCLCYTGDISSDKHNKYGLQYYLDLARQIEDMGAHILAIKDMAGLLKPYAATTLITELRKAVDIPIHLHTHDTAGIQTATYLKAIEADVDIIDVALSSMSGLTSQPNFNSTVAMMQGHERETRLDLPKLNEFANYWEDVREWYYPFESELKAGTAQVYEHEIPGGQYSNLRPQARGLGIEDKFETIKSNYQKANLMMGDLVKVTPSSKVVGDMAMFMTTNGYTPEDILEKGNDISFPDSVISFFKGELGQPHGGFPEALRKTILKDEPGFSDRPNAHLEPVDFDKEFAEFQKKFGDQTSFLDFLSYKLYPKVYKDYHDFNVENGEVWRIPTLAFFYGMNLNEEILVELAPGKTIIIRFLNVTAADEHGYRQVYFKLNGQNRHVEVKDESLKVETVSNRKATTDNEVGVPLQGKLIEILVKKGQEVSKNTPLFVIEAMKMESTVVAPKDGKVTHIELSPGSMVKQDDLVITIE
- a CDS encoding MBL fold metallo-hydrolase is translated as MQIKQLYTGCLAEAAYYIESNGEVAIIDPIRDTEAYIQMANETGATIKYIFETHFHADFVSGHVDLAKTTGATIVYGSEAKPSFDFHGAQDGEVFILGNIKIKALHTPGHTLESTTYLLLDEEGKEHAIFTGDTLFIGDVGRPDLAVKSDLSQTDLAGLLYDSLRNKIMTLPDEVIVYPAHGAGSACGKNMSKERFDTLGNQKKFNYALRENMSREEFIVELTTGLSAPPQYFPKNVALNQRGYDSLAEVIERGTKALSVEDFLTKMQEPNTLVLDTRKPGDFAEAHIPGALFIGIDGGFAPWVGTVIEDIKTNILIVCDKGRQEEVVTRLARVGYDYACGYLDGGMEAWLDAKNQTSRVSEVEPDDLATNYAHWVDKTVDVRKPGEYADSHILDVPSKPLDFIHENKSEYSADKKYYLHCAGGYRSMIAASVLKQNGVDDVVNVKGGFSALKNTGLPLVNGEMAEV